A portion of the Streptomyces coeruleoprunus genome contains these proteins:
- a CDS encoding DUF6463 family protein — protein MNTGKRLLRWAGGIMIVLGTVHLTVLALVCWGDITGWVDRGLWAVVAIELADAGQTMQSLQNKVTFWAGPGSFSVPLVLLGCLIWHLAGRGVPVPAGIGWAVAVWCALGGVLVPSPFYGGIVAGLLIVLAARMEARDRRLPPRRPAVRP, from the coding sequence ATGAACACCGGGAAACGACTGCTCCGCTGGGCGGGCGGCATCATGATCGTGCTGGGTACGGTGCACCTGACCGTGCTGGCGCTCGTCTGCTGGGGGGACATCACCGGCTGGGTGGACCGGGGGTTGTGGGCGGTCGTCGCGATCGAACTCGCGGACGCCGGTCAGACCATGCAGTCCCTGCAGAACAAGGTCACCTTCTGGGCCGGCCCGGGATCCTTCTCCGTGCCGCTCGTTCTCCTGGGCTGCCTGATATGGCACCTCGCCGGACGCGGCGTGCCCGTACCCGCCGGGATCGGCTGGGCCGTCGCGGTGTGGTGCGCGCTGGGGGGCGTCCTCGTACCGTCACCGTTCTACGGCGGGATCGTGGCCGGGCTGCTCATCGTCCTGGCGGCGCGAATGGAAGCACGCGACCGGAGACTGCCGCCCCGGAGGCCCGCGGTACGCCCCTGA
- a CDS encoding O-acetyl-ADP-ribose deacetylase gives MSTGPTLTLVRGDITHEHVDAIVNAANSSLLGGGGVDGAIHRAGGPEILAECRRLRASHYGRGLPTGRAVATTAGRLAARWVIHTVGPVWSRTEDRSDLLASCYRESLRVADELGARTVAFPAISTGVYGWPMDDGARIAVETVRATRTSVEEVRFVLFDERAHEAFTEQTRELP, from the coding sequence ATGAGCACCGGGCCCACCCTGACCCTCGTCCGCGGCGACATCACGCACGAGCACGTCGACGCGATCGTCAACGCCGCGAACTCGTCCCTGCTGGGCGGCGGAGGCGTCGACGGCGCGATCCACCGGGCCGGCGGCCCGGAGATCCTCGCCGAGTGCCGACGCCTGCGCGCGTCCCACTACGGCCGCGGCCTTCCCACCGGCCGGGCCGTCGCCACGACCGCGGGCCGCCTCGCGGCCCGCTGGGTGATCCACACGGTCGGCCCCGTCTGGTCCCGTACGGAGGACCGCTCGGACCTGCTGGCCTCCTGCTACCGCGAGTCCCTCCGCGTGGCCGACGAACTGGGCGCCCGTACGGTCGCGTTCCCCGCCATTTCGACCGGCGTCTACGGATGGCCGATGGACGACGGCGCCCGCATCGCGGTGGAGACGGTGCGGGCCACGCGGACGTCGGTGGAGGAGGTCCGCTTCGTCCTCTTCGACGAGCGGGCCCACGAGGCCTTCACCGAACAGACCCGCGAGCTCCCGTAG